One part of the Streptomyces ferrugineus genome encodes these proteins:
- a CDS encoding ABC transporter permease has translation MTAVDLTVPAERSRLYWTLADVWNVVRRGLTHYQRQPVNIAWQLGFPILSVLLYGYVFGSAMKVPGGGDYTPYLMPGMFVMTMAFGFINTATLVVYDSTKGVIDRFRSMPMASSAVVAGRGITDLLAACAELAIMMLTALAMGWRPDGGLGFLGAFGLLLWLRFALIWIGVWLGLLVPNPEAAGGLFAVAFPLTMISSIFVAPVLMPDWLGWVAAWNPISSTAAATRELFGVPPGALAGDSWVEQHALLMAGVWPVILTAIFLPLAVRRFQKLSR, from the coding sequence ATGACCGCCGTCGACCTGACCGTCCCGGCCGAGCGCAGCCGCCTGTACTGGACCCTCGCCGACGTCTGGAACGTCGTCCGCCGCGGTCTGACCCACTACCAGCGCCAACCGGTCAACATCGCCTGGCAGCTGGGCTTCCCGATCCTGTCCGTCCTGCTCTACGGCTATGTCTTCGGCAGCGCCATGAAGGTGCCCGGCGGCGGGGACTACACGCCCTACCTGATGCCGGGCATGTTCGTGATGACGATGGCGTTCGGCTTCATCAACACCGCCACGCTCGTCGTCTACGACTCGACGAAGGGCGTCATCGACCGTTTCCGCTCCATGCCGATGGCCTCGTCCGCGGTGGTCGCCGGGCGCGGCATCACCGATCTGCTCGCCGCCTGCGCGGAGTTGGCGATCATGATGCTGACCGCCCTCGCGATGGGCTGGCGGCCGGACGGCGGACTCGGCTTCCTCGGCGCCTTCGGTCTGCTGCTGTGGCTGCGGTTCGCGCTGATCTGGATCGGGGTGTGGCTGGGCCTGCTGGTCCCCAACCCGGAGGCCGCGGGCGGCCTGTTCGCCGTCGCCTTCCCACTCACGATGATCTCCAGCATCTTCGTCGCGCCGGTGCTGATGCCCGACTGGCTCGGCTGGGTGGCGGCCTGGAATCCGATCTCCTCCACGGCGGCGGCCACCCGCGAGCTGTTCGGAGTGCCGCCCGGGGCCCTGGCCGGGGACTCCTGGGTCGAGCAGCACGCACTGCTGATGGCGGGGGTGTGGCCGGTGATCCTGACGGCGATCTTCCTGCCGCTTGCGGTGCGCAGGTTCCAGAAGCTGAGCCGGTGA
- a CDS encoding dihydrofolate reductase family protein, whose translation MPKVRVHNVTISLDGFAAGPNQRLDAPFGDGVGWGDDLHSWFISATQDAAAGKTGIDVDYFVRGDQNIGATIMGRNMFGPQRGPWQDESWQGWWGDNPPYHHDVFVHTHHPRPALEMAGGTTFHFTDEPLETVLRRAFDAADGKDVRIGGGAAVIQQYLRAGLIDELHLVIAPMLIGRGERLLDNLGDGIDGYRVSELVGSPNVTHAVLVRR comes from the coding sequence ATGCCCAAGGTCCGGGTACACAACGTGACGATCTCCCTCGACGGCTTCGCGGCCGGCCCGAACCAGCGGCTGGACGCTCCGTTCGGCGACGGCGTCGGCTGGGGCGACGACCTGCACAGCTGGTTCATCTCCGCGACGCAGGACGCGGCCGCGGGGAAGACCGGGATCGACGTCGACTACTTCGTCCGCGGCGATCAGAACATCGGCGCCACGATCATGGGGCGGAACATGTTCGGGCCGCAGCGCGGGCCGTGGCAGGACGAGTCCTGGCAGGGCTGGTGGGGCGACAACCCGCCCTACCACCACGACGTCTTCGTGCACACCCACCATCCGCGCCCGGCGCTGGAGATGGCCGGCGGAACCACCTTCCACTTCACCGACGAGCCGCTGGAGACGGTGCTCCGGCGCGCGTTCGACGCCGCGGACGGCAAGGACGTCCGGATCGGCGGCGGAGCGGCGGTCATCCAGCAGTATCTGCGCGCCGGGCTGATCGACGAACTCCACCTGGTGATCGCGCCGATGCTCATCGGGCGCGGGGAGCGGCTGCTCGACAACCTGGGCGACGGGATCGACGGCTACCGGGTGTCCGAACTGGTCGGCTCACCGAACGTCACACACGCGGTGCTGGTCCGCCGCTGA
- a CDS encoding WD40 repeat domain-containing protein encodes MRRPFALIAGILLVGTCALPASAADGDEGFTIKDPRITESSGLAASRQHPGIYWTHNDQDKGAYLYAVDSGTGETVATITMTGVGTPRDVEAISMGPNNELWVGDIGDNDGVQWPYVWIYRLPEPKNLKDQTIRATQYVVKYSDGTRDAESMAVHPKTGRVYLIDKQEEGGHLYEGPAELSPSGTNVFKPTVPVDLWATDAAFSPDGDTLAVRGYLGGIAYDWNGGELKRLERISVTLGTQGESATYTPDGTKLLLGSEGADSEVVANDAPGAAGSSDSSSGNGSSASSDDDDNGPAGDLKVGAVAVVVACVVLFGLRRLFRRG; translated from the coding sequence ATGCGTCGACCGTTCGCCCTTATCGCCGGGATCCTGCTCGTGGGCACCTGTGCCCTGCCCGCCTCCGCCGCCGACGGCGACGAGGGCTTCACGATCAAGGACCCGCGCATCACGGAGTCCAGCGGCCTCGCCGCCTCACGTCAGCACCCGGGCATCTACTGGACGCACAACGACCAGGACAAGGGCGCCTACCTCTACGCCGTGGACAGCGGCACCGGCGAGACGGTCGCGACGATCACCATGACGGGCGTCGGCACCCCGCGGGACGTAGAGGCGATCTCCATGGGCCCGAACAACGAGCTGTGGGTCGGCGACATAGGCGACAACGACGGTGTGCAGTGGCCGTATGTGTGGATCTACCGCCTCCCCGAGCCCAAGAACCTCAAGGACCAGACGATCCGGGCCACGCAGTACGTGGTGAAGTACTCCGACGGCACCCGCGACGCCGAGTCGATGGCCGTGCACCCCAAGACCGGCCGGGTGTACCTCATCGACAAGCAGGAGGAGGGCGGCCACCTGTACGAGGGACCGGCCGAGCTCTCCCCCTCGGGCACCAACGTCTTCAAGCCCACGGTCCCCGTCGACCTGTGGGCCACCGACGCCGCCTTCTCCCCGGACGGCGACACGCTCGCCGTACGCGGCTACCTCGGCGGCATCGCGTACGACTGGAACGGCGGCGAACTCAAGCGCCTGGAGCGCATCAGCGTGACCCTCGGCACCCAGGGCGAGTCCGCCACCTACACCCCCGACGGCACCAAACTCCTGCTCGGCAGCGAGGGCGCCGACAGCGAGGTGGTGGCCAACGACGCCCCCGGCGCCGCGGGATCCTCCGACTCCTCCTCCGGCAACGGCAGTTCGGCCTCCTCCGACGACGACGACAACGGCCCCGCCGGCGACCTCAAGGTCGGCGCCGTGGCCGTGGTCGTCGCGTGCGTCGTCCTGTTCGGTCTGCGGCGGCTGTTCCGGCGGGGGTGA
- a CDS encoding ATP-binding cassette domain-containing protein: protein MGDDGYGDGCAVRAEGLEKRYGDKRALDGFDLTVREGTVHGLLGPNGAGKTTAVRILSTLIRLDGGRATVAGLDVARQSREVRARIGLTGQYAAVDEVLTGRQNLEMFGRLFHLGGRRAKLRAIELLEQFDLTDAADKGVGKYSGGMRRRLDLAASMILAPAVLFLDEPTTGLDPRSRGEVWESVRALVASGTTVLLTTQYLEEADKLASRITVIDQGRAIADDTPDGLKGLVGGDRIEVVVAERSDIPRVAKVVARVSDGEPEADEEEARVHAPVVDRVFALTEVARTLQDEGVQVEDIGLRRPSLDDVFLRLTGHRTEKTDQTEKGAVA, encoded by the coding sequence ATGGGTGACGACGGATACGGCGACGGATGCGCGGTACGGGCCGAGGGACTGGAGAAGCGCTACGGCGACAAGCGCGCGCTCGACGGCTTCGACCTGACCGTCCGCGAGGGCACGGTGCACGGCCTGCTCGGGCCGAACGGCGCGGGCAAGACCACCGCCGTACGCATCCTGTCCACGCTGATCAGGCTGGACGGCGGCCGCGCCACGGTGGCCGGCCTGGACGTGGCCCGGCAGTCGCGCGAGGTGCGCGCGCGGATCGGCCTCACCGGGCAGTACGCCGCGGTGGACGAGGTGCTCACCGGCCGGCAGAACCTGGAGATGTTCGGCCGGCTCTTCCACCTCGGCGGCCGGCGGGCCAAGCTGCGCGCCATCGAGCTGCTGGAGCAGTTCGACCTGACCGACGCCGCGGACAAGGGAGTCGGCAAGTACAGCGGCGGCATGCGGCGCCGCCTCGACCTCGCCGCCTCGATGATCCTCGCCCCGGCCGTCCTCTTCCTGGACGAGCCGACGACGGGGCTCGACCCCCGCAGCAGGGGCGAAGTCTGGGAATCGGTACGGGCGTTGGTGGCGAGCGGCACGACCGTACTGCTGACGACCCAGTACCTGGAGGAGGCCGACAAGCTGGCCTCGCGCATCACCGTGATCGACCAGGGCCGGGCCATCGCCGACGACACCCCGGACGGGCTCAAGGGCCTCGTCGGCGGCGACCGTATCGAGGTCGTGGTCGCCGAGCGGTCCGACATCCCGCGCGTGGCGAAGGTCGTGGCCCGGGTCTCGGACGGCGAACCCGAGGCGGACGAGGAGGAGGCGCGGGTGCACGCCCCGGTCGTCGACCGGGTCTTCGCCCTGACGGAGGTCGCGCGCACGCTCCAGGACGAGGGCGTCCAGGTCGAGGACATCGGGTTGCGCAGGCCGAGCCTCGACGACGTGTTCCTGCGCCTGACCGGACACCGCACCGAGAAGACCGACCAGACCGAGAAGGGGGCCGTCGCATGA
- a CDS encoding PPOX class F420-dependent oxidoreductase, protein MDTPRTEPAPELARFVKQWAVLLTSHRRDGTGVGTPVNIAVDGDHAYFRTPGKAGKVKRLRRDPEIEVAPATFRGRPTGPEIHARARLLAPGSAEDQHAAKLLRHKHPVLQGVVVPLTHRLMGTPTLHYEVRPLEGPAQGQGQVG, encoded by the coding sequence ATGGACACTCCGCGCACAGAGCCCGCCCCCGAGCTAGCCCGCTTCGTCAAGCAGTGGGCCGTCCTGCTCACCAGCCACCGCAGGGACGGCACGGGCGTCGGCACCCCCGTGAACATCGCCGTCGACGGCGACCACGCGTACTTCCGCACCCCGGGCAAGGCGGGCAAGGTCAAACGCCTCCGCCGCGACCCCGAGATCGAGGTCGCCCCCGCCACCTTCCGCGGCCGCCCCACCGGCCCGGAGATCCACGCCCGGGCCCGCCTGCTGGCCCCCGGCAGCGCGGAGGACCAGCACGCGGCGAAGCTCCTGCGCCACAAGCACCCCGTCCTGCAGGGCGTGGTGGTGCCGCTGACACACCGGCTGATGGGGACACCGACGCTGCACTACGAGGTACGGCCGCTGGAGGGTCCTGCTCAGGGACAGGGCCAAGTGGGCTAG
- a CDS encoding TetR/AcrR family transcriptional regulator, giving the protein MTSGKGGTGGTETSGSGDIVRTLELLWDTGRRPSRGPKPTLTLDKIVEAAVRVADAEGLESVSMRRVAAELGTGTMSLYRYLPGKAELLDLMLDRVQRPSENPADLGDGGWRSALEAMGRASLDLYRRHPWLLQVNQSRPILGPSALDGMEKVLSLIRPMGLSDVELVSAIIMIDGYVVGAARTQLYQREAERRTGLTDTEFWAAQAPVLEKVLASGRYPLMASLDENTWGPDFDHFEFGLQRILDGLEVFAARRAKERGGEG; this is encoded by the coding sequence ATGACGAGCGGCAAGGGCGGCACCGGCGGTACGGAGACCAGTGGCAGCGGCGACATCGTCCGCACGCTGGAGCTGCTGTGGGACACGGGCCGACGGCCGAGCCGGGGGCCGAAGCCGACGCTCACCCTGGACAAGATCGTGGAGGCGGCCGTCCGGGTCGCGGACGCCGAGGGCCTGGAGTCGGTGTCCATGCGCCGGGTCGCCGCCGAGCTGGGCACCGGCACGATGTCGCTGTACCGCTATCTGCCGGGCAAGGCCGAGTTGCTCGACCTGATGCTGGACCGCGTGCAGCGCCCCTCCGAGAACCCGGCCGACCTCGGGGACGGCGGCTGGCGCTCGGCGCTGGAGGCGATGGGCCGCGCGAGCCTCGACCTCTACCGCCGCCACCCCTGGCTGCTCCAGGTCAACCAGTCCCGCCCGATCCTCGGTCCGAGCGCGCTGGACGGCATGGAGAAGGTGCTCTCACTCATCCGTCCGATGGGCCTGAGCGACGTCGAGCTGGTCTCCGCGATCATCATGATCGACGGCTATGTGGTCGGCGCGGCGCGCACCCAGCTGTACCAGCGGGAGGCGGAGCGCCGGACGGGCCTGACGGACACGGAGTTCTGGGCGGCGCAGGCCCCGGTCCTGGAGAAGGTCCTGGCGTCCGGGCGCTACCCCCTGATGGCCTCCCTCGACGAGAACACCTGGGGTCCCGACTTCGACCACTTCGAGTTCGGGTTGCAGCGGATCCTGGACGGGCTGGAGGTCTTCGCCGCCCGACGGGCCAAGGAGCGCGGCGGGGAGGGATGA
- a CDS encoding nuclear transport factor 2 family protein, giving the protein MTPTTPARRALVAAVLVSTALLGAATVPAAAAPSASAASDYAGYAGYGDHARLGYQKAVTERVLKGVFEQGDTEVVDRYVRPDYIQHNPLAPDGAEALKNLGVSIHQQFPDAEYDIERVISEGDLVLVHSNVVMTPGTRGMAVFDIFRFQGGKIAEHWDVGQAVPETSANGNDMFSTESWPRTQRPGPGWLTAYNKRLVTEAFDQLLVRKDLSAIDRYWGPEYHQHNPAIADGVAGVKAGLGGYFEAFPQLTVTPKRVIAQGDLVAVHSHYVNAPGERGQAIVDLFRVRGGKIVEHWDVIQDVPASSANDNTMF; this is encoded by the coding sequence GTGACCCCCACCACGCCTGCCCGCAGGGCGCTCGTAGCAGCCGTCCTGGTGTCCACGGCCCTCCTGGGCGCCGCCACCGTCCCCGCCGCCGCGGCACCTTCCGCATCCGCCGCGTCCGACTACGCCGGTTACGCCGGCTACGGCGATCACGCCCGCCTCGGCTACCAGAAGGCCGTCACTGAGCGCGTCCTCAAGGGCGTGTTCGAGCAGGGCGACACCGAGGTCGTCGACCGCTACGTCCGCCCCGACTACATCCAGCACAACCCGCTCGCGCCGGACGGGGCGGAGGCGCTGAAGAACCTGGGCGTCTCGATCCACCAGCAGTTCCCGGACGCCGAGTACGACATCGAGCGGGTCATCTCCGAGGGCGACCTGGTGCTGGTGCACTCGAACGTGGTGATGACTCCGGGCACGCGGGGCATGGCGGTCTTCGACATCTTCCGCTTCCAGGGCGGGAAGATCGCCGAGCACTGGGATGTGGGGCAGGCGGTCCCCGAGACTTCGGCCAACGGCAACGACATGTTCTCGACGGAGAGCTGGCCGCGGACCCAGCGGCCGGGGCCGGGGTGGCTGACGGCGTACAACAAGCGGCTCGTCACCGAGGCCTTCGACCAACTCCTCGTCCGCAAGGACCTGTCCGCGATCGACCGGTACTGGGGTCCCGAGTACCACCAGCACAACCCGGCCATCGCGGACGGCGTGGCGGGCGTGAAGGCCGGGCTGGGCGGGTACTTCGAGGCGTTCCCGCAGCTGACGGTCACGCCGAAGCGGGTGATCGCGCAGGGCGACCTGGTGGCGGTCCACAGCCACTATGTGAACGCGCCGGGGGAGCGGGGGCAGGCGATCGTGGATCTGTTCCGGGTGCGGGGCGGGAAGATCGTGGAGCACTGGGACGTGATCCAGGACGTGCCGGCCTCGTCGGCGAACGACAACACCATGTTCTAG
- a CDS encoding cellulase family glycosylhydrolase, giving the protein MFRSLRRALCAVAALLLPLAGVGAQPAHAAEPGAAPAVEAGAGYWHTSGRQILDAAGQPVRIAGINWFGFETGNHVVHGLWTRDYKSMLDQIDSLGYNTLRVPFSDDILKPGTMPDSINFADGKNADLRGLTSLQVMDKIVAYAGQVGLKIVLDRHRPDAAGQSALWYTASVPESTWIANLKALAGRYEGDSTVVGIDLHNEPHDPACWGCGDTTRDWRLAAQRAGNAVLSVNPDLLIMVEGVQSYDGANGWWGGNLMGVAQYPVQLDVPNRLVYSAHDYATSVAQQPWFSDPSFPDNMPGVWDRYWGYIFKQNIAPVWLGEFGTTLQSTVDQRWLAALVSYLRSTSTYGADSFHWTFWSWNPNSGDTGGILKDDWTTVDTVKDGYLASIKAPGFPGGGGGDPDPDPGGGTAACSAAYTVGGDWGGGFNAEVKVTNTGTAPINSWKVTWTWSGSQQVTSMWNASYTQSGGTVTASNAAHNGSVPVGGSATFGFGGAPGGGGVPGVSCTAG; this is encoded by the coding sequence ATGTTCCGCAGCTTGCGAAGAGCGCTGTGCGCGGTGGCGGCGCTCCTGTTACCGCTGGCCGGGGTCGGCGCACAGCCGGCCCACGCCGCCGAGCCCGGCGCCGCACCGGCCGTTGAGGCGGGCGCCGGCTACTGGCACACGAGCGGCCGGCAGATCCTGGACGCGGCCGGGCAACCGGTCCGTATCGCCGGGATCAACTGGTTCGGCTTCGAGACCGGCAACCACGTCGTCCACGGCCTGTGGACGCGCGACTACAAGAGCATGCTCGACCAGATCGACTCGCTGGGCTACAACACCCTCCGCGTCCCCTTCAGCGACGACATCCTCAAGCCCGGCACCATGCCGGACAGCATCAACTTCGCCGACGGCAAGAACGCCGATCTGCGAGGGCTGACGTCCTTGCAGGTGATGGACAAGATCGTGGCGTACGCCGGTCAGGTCGGTCTGAAGATCGTCCTGGACCGGCACCGGCCGGACGCGGCCGGGCAGTCGGCGCTCTGGTACACGGCATCGGTGCCGGAATCGACGTGGATCGCCAACCTCAAGGCGCTGGCGGGCCGTTACGAGGGCGACAGCACCGTAGTGGGCATCGACCTGCACAACGAGCCGCACGATCCGGCCTGCTGGGGCTGCGGCGACACCACCCGCGACTGGCGCCTCGCCGCGCAACGCGCCGGGAACGCCGTCCTGTCCGTCAACCCCGACCTGCTGATCATGGTCGAGGGCGTCCAGTCGTACGACGGCGCCAACGGCTGGTGGGGCGGCAACCTCATGGGCGTCGCCCAGTACCCGGTCCAGCTCGACGTCCCGAACCGGCTGGTCTACTCCGCCCACGACTACGCGACCAGCGTGGCCCAGCAGCCCTGGTTCAGCGATCCGTCGTTCCCCGACAACATGCCGGGTGTCTGGGACAGGTACTGGGGTTACATCTTCAAGCAGAACATCGCGCCGGTCTGGCTCGGCGAGTTCGGTACGACACTCCAGTCGACGGTGGACCAGAGGTGGCTGGCCGCGCTCGTGAGCTACCTGCGGTCCACGTCGACGTACGGCGCGGACTCCTTCCACTGGACGTTCTGGTCCTGGAACCCCAACTCCGGTGACACGGGCGGGATCCTGAAGGACGACTGGACGACCGTGGACACCGTGAAGGACGGGTACCTGGCGAGCATCAAGGCGCCGGGCTTCCCCGGGGGCGGGGGCGGCGACCCGGACCCCGACCCGGGCGGCGGCACGGCGGCCTGCAGCGCCGCCTACACCGTCGGCGGCGACTGGGGCGGCGGCTTCAACGCCGAGGTGAAGGTGACCAACACGGGGACGGCGCCGATCAACTCCTGGAAGGTGACCTGGACGTGGTCCGGGTCCCAGCAGGTGACGTCCATGTGGAACGCGTCGTACACGCAGAGCGGGGGGACGGTGACCGCGTCCAACGCTGCGCACAACGGGTCGGTGCCGGTGGGTGGTTCCGCGACCTTCGGGTTCGGGGGCGCGCCTGGGGGTGGGGGTGTGCCGGGTGTGAGCTGTACGGCCGGCTAG
- a CDS encoding class I SAM-dependent methyltransferase gives MTTRIEAAWEKSTTAENYERHLVPVLFEPWARTLVDLVGPRPGERVLDLACGTGVVARKAAAAVGPTGRVTGVDLNEDMLTLARRHTPSGGAPITWKQADALDTGLPGDAFDIAFCQQGLQFFPDRLLALRELRRVMAPGGRVALSVWCDDRSPGFHPFESAFEETLTTPGPAVRFLHAIFDLADPAELHRLLTEAGFTDVRVTRVTRTVRCTSAHAWVEAFLDAAPLPSIPGPERDTVASKVTGRLTPCVANGLAFPVAANVALAERRGS, from the coding sequence ATGACCACACGCATCGAGGCCGCCTGGGAGAAGTCCACCACCGCCGAGAACTACGAGCGCCACCTCGTCCCGGTGCTCTTCGAGCCGTGGGCGCGGACGCTGGTCGACCTCGTCGGCCCACGGCCGGGTGAGCGGGTGCTCGACCTGGCCTGCGGGACGGGTGTGGTGGCCCGGAAGGCGGCTGCCGCGGTGGGGCCGACGGGCAGGGTGACGGGCGTCGACCTGAACGAGGACATGCTGACCCTGGCCCGCCGGCACACCCCGTCCGGCGGCGCTCCGATCACCTGGAAGCAGGCCGACGCGCTGGACACGGGCCTGCCCGGCGACGCCTTCGACATCGCGTTCTGCCAGCAGGGGCTGCAGTTCTTCCCCGACCGGCTGCTGGCCCTGCGTGAACTGCGCCGGGTGATGGCTCCCGGCGGCCGGGTCGCGCTCAGTGTCTGGTGCGACGACCGGTCACCGGGGTTCCACCCCTTCGAGTCCGCCTTCGAGGAGACGCTGACGACTCCCGGTCCGGCGGTACGGTTCCTGCACGCGATCTTCGACCTGGCCGACCCGGCGGAACTGCACCGCCTGCTCACCGAGGCGGGCTTCACCGACGTGCGGGTCACCCGGGTCACCCGCACGGTCCGCTGCACCTCGGCCCACGCCTGGGTCGAGGCCTTCCTGGACGCGGCGCCGCTCCCGTCCATCCCCGGGCCCGAACGGGACACCGTCGCCTCGAAGGTGACGGGGCGTCTGACGCCGTGCGTGGCCAACGGGTTGGCGTTCCCGGTGGCGGCGAACGTGGCGCTGGCGGAGCGCCGAGGATCTTGA
- a CDS encoding FG-GAP repeat protein has protein sequence MAEEKATRRRPRAWHTAVALLVCAGAAATVALVAGSGGAAAPYDFNGDGKPDLTVGLPGNTVGGHARAGSVIIANGTSTGPASSAVRIDQASPGVSGDPEADDSFGQSVASCDFDSNGYADLAVSVPLEAVGTTEGAGLLSVHYGSSGGIYNSPSEVFTEDTTGYPGSVAKDEILAHSLAAGDVNGDGYCDLAVGQPLDSADGASNAGTVKIMLGTSSGLNAADTVQIDQTTANVPGVPEAEDRFGEQLAVADVNGDGVGDLISATIGEQISGSSDRGSLHILYGPIKSGAPASGGYVDSGNVTGIGEFAGSALAVGHFNDDGYADVAVGVSDQQVGAKGAAGRLAVLYGGSQGLSATSRVKLFDQSSPGVSGGPESEDSFASSLAAGDFDGDGVDDLVIGMRNEAAGSATGSGAAMILFGNATGGITTKGVLWIDQDTAGVPGAVAAADHFGWTVGALDTDGNGRVEPLVGAPGNAAGTVTVLKVRPGTLESATALAEADLGFTAGSDGDAFGIALAH, from the coding sequence ATGGCCGAAGAGAAGGCAACCAGACGTCGGCCCAGGGCATGGCACACGGCCGTCGCCCTGCTCGTGTGCGCGGGTGCGGCGGCCACGGTCGCGCTCGTCGCCGGATCCGGCGGGGCTGCCGCGCCGTACGACTTCAACGGCGACGGCAAGCCGGACCTCACCGTCGGCCTGCCCGGGAACACCGTCGGCGGTCACGCGCGCGCGGGATCGGTCATCATCGCCAACGGCACCTCGACCGGCCCGGCGAGCAGCGCGGTCCGCATCGACCAGGCGTCCCCGGGCGTCTCCGGCGACCCGGAGGCGGACGACAGCTTCGGCCAGTCGGTGGCGAGTTGCGACTTCGACAGCAACGGCTACGCCGACCTGGCGGTCTCCGTCCCCCTGGAGGCCGTCGGCACCACCGAGGGCGCCGGCCTGCTGAGCGTGCACTACGGCAGCTCCGGCGGGATCTACAACTCGCCGAGCGAGGTCTTCACCGAGGACACCACCGGCTACCCCGGCTCCGTCGCCAAGGACGAGATCCTCGCCCACTCGCTGGCCGCCGGCGATGTCAACGGCGACGGCTACTGCGACCTCGCCGTCGGCCAGCCCCTCGACAGCGCCGACGGCGCGTCGAACGCCGGCACCGTCAAGATCATGCTGGGCACGTCCAGCGGACTCAACGCCGCAGACACCGTCCAGATCGACCAGACCACCGCCAACGTCCCCGGCGTCCCCGAGGCCGAGGACCGCTTCGGCGAGCAGCTCGCCGTCGCGGACGTCAACGGCGACGGTGTCGGCGACCTGATCTCCGCCACCATCGGCGAACAGATCTCGGGCAGTTCGGACCGCGGCTCACTGCACATTCTGTACGGGCCCATCAAGAGCGGAGCCCCTGCATCCGGCGGATACGTCGACTCCGGAAACGTCACCGGCATCGGCGAGTTCGCGGGCAGCGCGCTGGCCGTCGGCCACTTCAACGACGACGGATACGCCGACGTCGCCGTCGGCGTCTCCGACCAGCAGGTCGGCGCCAAGGGTGCCGCCGGACGGCTCGCCGTCCTCTACGGCGGCTCCCAGGGACTGTCCGCCACCAGCCGCGTGAAGCTCTTCGACCAGTCCTCGCCCGGCGTCTCCGGCGGACCCGAGTCCGAGGACTCCTTCGCCTCCTCACTCGCCGCGGGCGACTTCGACGGCGACGGCGTGGACGACCTCGTCATCGGCATGCGCAACGAGGCCGCCGGCTCGGCCACCGGCTCCGGCGCCGCCATGATCCTCTTCGGCAACGCCACCGGCGGCATCACCACCAAGGGCGTGCTGTGGATCGACCAGGACACCGCGGGAGTTCCGGGCGCCGTGGCCGCCGCCGACCACTTCGGCTGGACGGTCGGCGCCCTGGACACCGACGGCAACGGCCGCGTCGAACCGCTGGTCGGCGCCCCGGGCAACGCGGCCGGCACGGTCACCGTGCTCAAGGTCAGGCCCGGCACCCTGGAATCGGCCACGGCCCTCGCCGAAGCCGACCTCGGTTTCACCGCGGGCAGCGACGGCGACGCCTTCGGCATCGCGCTGGCGCACTGA
- a CDS encoding SGNH/GDSL hydrolase family protein — MLRFMPVGDSMTIGSAGEHTWRYRMWRHLRETYGGPFALVGPRETLYDKATDAPTSYEYADPAFPRAHLAGWGEGWLHMAPLIGEAVRSCRADVLLVSLGLIDLGFYTNAEQTAGNVREFVAEARAANPRVRMVVLPVVPNVRAESDAPFAAEVARFNELLAKAVADLDEPRSPLLLASPPPSYDIHLDTYDGTHPNASGEHRIAEAFAEAMYQAWDLGEPYAA, encoded by the coding sequence ATGCTCAGGTTCATGCCCGTCGGCGACTCCATGACCATCGGCAGCGCCGGCGAACACACATGGCGCTACCGCATGTGGCGGCACCTGCGTGAGACGTACGGCGGCCCCTTCGCGCTCGTCGGCCCGCGCGAGACGCTGTACGACAAGGCGACCGACGCACCCACGTCGTACGAGTACGCCGACCCCGCCTTCCCCCGCGCCCATCTGGCCGGCTGGGGCGAGGGCTGGCTGCACATGGCGCCGCTCATCGGCGAGGCGGTGCGGTCGTGCCGGGCGGACGTGCTGCTGGTGTCGCTGGGCCTGATCGACCTGGGCTTCTACACGAACGCCGAGCAGACGGCGGGGAACGTGCGGGAGTTCGTCGCCGAGGCCCGCGCGGCGAACCCACGCGTCCGCATGGTCGTCCTCCCCGTCGTCCCGAACGTGCGCGCCGAGTCGGACGCGCCCTTCGCCGCCGAGGTCGCCCGCTTCAACGAACTGCTGGCGAAGGCGGTCGCGGACCTGGACGAGCCCCGCTCACCCCTGCTCCTGGCGTCGCCGCCACCGTCGTACGACATCCATCTCGACACCTACGACGGCACCCATCCGAACGCGAGCGGCGAGCACAGGATCGCGGAGGCGTTCGCGGAGGCGATGTACCAGGCGTGGGACCTGGGCGAGCCCTACGCGGCCTGA